TGATTTTTGGAGATTATGGGTCAGAAGTGGAAGTCCCGCCCtaggttagacggatttggatgcggggattgatggttgctaaggctatattgataaagtattggggctctgtctccccgccctcaacaAGGGAGTGGAGTTCATACCTCCAAAAAATTAGGGTATACGAggacattgaaaggaaacggagagttgcacgcagagctGCATAGCTATAATTAATACTGATACTATTCTATATAACAATGAATGGAGCggacggcagccaatgggggggggggggttgatatagttattattatatattatcttgAGGGTGTCCTTAGGATGCTGTGTAGAATCTTTCTTGTAAGGATGTCTATGATTGCCATGCTGGGCACACCATTGAGATTGATATCGTTTTATGTATTAACATTttgatttggaaaataaaaatatatatttatttaaaaaaaagaagtcactcaaTTAAtacatagagtccacctgtgtgtaatttatttctCAGTATAACTATAGCTGTTCCATAAAGACTGTTCCAtgaaggtcagggataaagttgtagaGAAGTGTAAAGGGATaggttattaaaaaatatctcaaactctgaacatctcatggagcactgttcaatctatCATCCGAAAATGggtatgcttttcttcagcagggacaaggaagctggtcagagttgatggaaagatggtagaggctgcaaaggaattgagactggggcggaggttcaccttccagcaggacaacgaccctaaacatacagccagagctataaTGGAAtgatttagatcaaagcatagtaaTGTGTTAGAATaggccagtcaaagtccagacctaaaccccattgagaatctgtggcaagatttCAAAACtactgtttaaagaggacctgtcaccgctcctgacatgcctgttttaatagctccatgcattccccatgtaataacaattctggagcatctagtcttatggctctatgttgtgccattcctttattatttctactagaagttatgaatgaattgctattagcctgcagtaagggtacagaggaatggtaacaagttgggggtgtgtgcctgcacagtctgaaaatggcagcaacgattggatagagtgagtctgtacaggtacacacccccaactggttacaacgtctttgtacccttactgcagactgctagcaattcattcataacttctagtagaaaaattaatggaatggcacaacatagagccataagaataggtgcttgagctattttgcaaagaagaatggtcagaaatgtcagcctctagatgtgcaaagctggtagagataccccaaaagacttgcaactGTAGTTGAGTGAAATTGGGTCCTACTAAATGTTGAATGCCACAATTTCCagacttttatttattaaaaattttgaaaaccatgtatcattttcttttcacgtcACACATACTTTCTACTTTGtgctggtctatcacataaaatcccaataaaatacactgctcaaaaaaataaagggaacacttaaacaacacaatgtaactccaagtcaatcacacttctgtgaaatcaaactgtccacttaggaagcaacactgagtgacaatcaatttcacatgctgttgtgcaaatggaatagacaacaggtggaaattataggcaattagcaagacacccccaataaaggagtggttctgcaggtggtgagcacagaccacttctcagttcctatgcttcctggctgatgttttggtcacttttgaatgctggcggtgctttcactctagtggtagcatgagacggagtctacaacccacacaagtggctcaggtagtgcagcttatccaggatggcacatcaatgcgagctgtggcaagaaggtttgctgtgtctgtcagcgtagtgtccagagcatggaggtgctaccaggagacaggccagtacatcaggagacgtggaggaggccgtaggagggcaacaacccagcagcaggactgctacctccgcctttgtgcaaggaggaacaggaggagcactgccagagccctgcaaaatgacctccagcaggccacaaatgtgcatgtgtctgctcaaacggtcagaaacagactccatgagggtgatatgagggcccgacgtccataggtgggggttgtgcatacagcccaacaccgtgcaggacgtttggcatttgccagagaacaccaagatcggcaaattcgccactggcgccctgtgctcttcacagatgaaagcaggttcacactgagcacatgtgacagacgtgacagagtcttgagacgccgtggagaactttctgctgcctgcaacatcctccagcatgaccggtttggcattgggccagtaatggtgtggggtggcatttctttagagggccgcacagccctccatgtgctcgccagaggtagcctgactgccattaggtaccgagatgagatcctcagaccccttgtgagaccatatgctggtgcggttggccctgggttcctcctaatgcaagacaatgctagacctcatgtggctggagtgtgtcagcagttcctgcaagacgaaggcattgatgctatggactggcccgccagttccccagacctgaatccaattgagcacatctgggacatcatgtctcggtctatccaccaacgtcacgttgcaccaccgactgtccaggagttggcagatgctttagtccaggtctgggaggagatccctcaggagaccgtccaccacctcatcaggagcatgcacaggcattgtatggaggtcatacaggcacgtggaggccacacacactaccgagcctcattttgacttgttttaaggacattacatcaaagttggatcagcctgtgtttttccactttaattttgagtgtgactccaaatccagacctccacgagttgaaaaatttgatttccattttttaatttttgtgtgattttgttgtcagcacattcaactatgtaaagaacaaagtatttcagaagaatatttaattaattcatatctaggatgtgttatttttgtgttccctttatttttttgagcagtgtacatttaagtttgtgggtttaATGTGGAaaaagggtatgaatactttttcaaggcactgtaacaCTGAACGTGATAAAATAAGGTATTAGGAGACCATCATGTTGCTATACTATGTGTTTTAACTAAGCTAAAATAATAAATGAAGAAGCTTTGCAACAGTTTTGATTAAAAGTATCCTACAATTTTGTGTGTTAATATTTGGGTATCTCTATGGCTACAAAAACCCTGTGCCTAGTCTGAACCTGCAACCCCattaaatctttcccctcttgtaCTGTCTGTGAGTTAGCAAGAAGACGGTTTTGTAGTCAGTAACCATTGAGACATAAATCACAAATGGGCTGTATACACAAAATTGTATATTTTCAATCAATACTATTTGTAAAGTTTATTTTGATTTTAGATTTATTTGAGCAAACTGCTTGcagaagtttacatacccttgaaCAAATGTATTGCAAATTTCCTGTTGGTGATCTGAACAGATGGTTGGAATGATggttgttaggcccctttcacacaagcgagttttcagcgcaggtgcaatgcgtgacgtgaacgcatagcacccgcactgaatcctgacacattcatttcaatgagtctgtgtacatgaacgttgtttttaactcatcagttctgtgttgcgtgaaaattgcagcatgttctatattctgcgtttttaacgcagccctggccccatagaagtgaataggggtgcgtgaaaaaacgcattgcatccgcaagcaggtgcggatgcaatgcgtttttcactgatggttgctaagagatgttgtttgcaaaccttccgtttatcacgagcgtgaaaaatgcatcaaaacgcattgcacccgcgtggaaaaaactgaacaactgatcacaatcgcagacaaaactgactgaacttgcttgcaaaatggtgcgagtttcgctGAACGcaacactgaacgcatccggacctaatccgtatcgttcgtgtgaaagaggccttacttttgACAGGATGGCCTAAAGAAATATATTCTTTCTATTCCAAAGTAAATACATCACATGGTGGTGAAAGACCCAGAAAATAGTGAGTGCAATAGACTCTATCAATCAAATCTAGACCCATGTGGTGGGAGAATGCTGCATCAGGTGAAAGGCCTTGTAACCTTAAAGTAcagtactatatactgtatatagaaaaatatatatttctgcctCTAAGTTATCTACATATCTTTTTAACTTAGAACCTAATTTGCCATAAACATTTACAGTTTTCTTTTTAGATATATTCATATTGATAATACTCCTATCAATGAAGTACTGAAGTGCAATGCATTCATAGTGTACGTGATCTGTTTTAGACAAGCATTGACTATGAGTACAGAACTAGTATTTCACCTAATGCAAAACTTTACCGAATGACAAAATCAGATTATTGTATTGTCAACTTGTGTCACGCTTGAATGACTCTTAACCAATTTTCTTCGAAATTCTTTCCCCACGTAATAGTAGGTAATAGCATCAAGACAGCAGTTAATGTTGGAAATACATAGGGCCACTTGCACGAAAAGACTTATATGTTTCTTTATCAAACAGTTTGAAATGACATGTTTTCTGACCAAGAACTGCAAGAAGATACCAATATGGCTAagcaaaaatgaaaacaaaaacacTATCAAGTTAGAGATAATGATGCGTATGACATAAGCCTTTGATCCTTCACATTGCACAGATGATGATGATACCGGAACCAGCAGAGTCATGATGATCTGGATAGAACAGTACAGCATGACTGTCATAGGGATCAGAAATCCGAAAATCTCTAGAGGTACAATTATGTGGGTACTCCAAATACTGTCTGACATATTATGAAAACAGCTGCCCTGTCTTAAGTCGTCTTGAAAGTTAAAAGTGCAGAGAGCCACCGTCCATACAAAAACCCAGATAAAAATGCAAATGCATAGAGTTTTTTTGGGTGAGCGTAGCATCTTGGACAGGAAAGGGAATTTAATGGCAATATATCTGTCCACACTGATGAACATGATTGTGTAGATACTCCCATACATATTAGTGAAGTAGAGAGACTCTAAAAAACTGCACATCCGGCCACTTACAATGACATTGTACTGTGAGAAGTGGAGTCTGATTGGTAGAGACACAACAAGGCAAAAATCTAGTAACGCCAAATTCAGAAGGTATATTGAGGCTTCTGTGTGCTTTTTCATGGTGAAACAGAATATCCACAGGGCAAATATGTTGAGGATGAATCCTATGATAGTTGTAGGAATGTAGATGGAAAATTGTACGGTATTCATTATTGATGTCACATTTACAAATATGCAGTTGTTCAGGCTCTCATTCATTTCTCTGTTAAGACAACATAAAATTAATGAAGTCAACATGGTTTGCATAGAGGTCTAACAATTCATCTTACACAGTGAAATGGGAATTTTCTTTGTGATACTTACTTTAAGACACTGGGAATCATGTACTAATGACTTACACAAGTTTTTTTGGTGTTCAAAAGTTGCTAATTTTGTCACACGTgcagttttgcaaaaaaattgtggatttttCCAGCATCTCTGCACCTTTTCCCCTTTTCCAAATAGCGGGCAGGAGGAGGCGGCCCGTGGTTGGGAACTCTTTGGTTCGACTCCAACATGTGAGGCAGAAATGTACTCCTGGTTCTTGTAGATTTCTGTTCTGATGCATGGACAGCAGAAGATGGgagaaatagagatgagcgaagtattccaaaattcgattcggctgctttgctgaattttccccaaaaaaattgctttttgacgaattacttcgtcatgaagcgcatttctatGTAAGTAGTGGTTTGCAATGACAGGGAGAGGTGCCGcttcccatcattgtacccctcagatgccccattcatagctgatcacggcatctaatagagtgttaaataaaataaaaaatcatacttacctgatccatttgctcacgacaggcCGGCTGCCACCATCTTGATGGAAGATCTGGctcgacatcatacgtcaccatgcacaggatttcgtgcgagatcttcaagcaagatgttttttacactatttcaggtaaaatcgattcgcaaccatgaagcacaaggaaatttgtctgaatttatcctgaaatttgtttCAAAGTCCACTAAATCAACACTAGTGACCAAGTTTTAAGAGGGTGTGCAGACTTATGCaaccataatattttatttttatattttttctttcctctacctaaaagatttcagtttgtttttcaattgagttgtacagtttataggtcacattaaaggtggaaaaagttctaaaatgatttatctttgcctcattttttttacatcaatgaaacctgacattttaacaggggtgtgtagactttttatatccactgtacacagACTGAGATGTAAGTCAAGCATGCAAACTCCTCctactgttttaaaactacaacttccatcatgtcCGGACAGCCTAgagctatcagggcatgctgaGCTTAGTAGtgttgcagcagctggagggccgcaggttggacatccctgatgtaaagagatactgtatACATTCAAACACAAGAAAACACAAGTGCTTGCAATGCTGAAAGGGGAATTACCTCCTAGGTTTTCTGTATAGGAAACAAGAATGCTATTTGTACAGAGGGTTTATTAAAACTGcctcacggtaaaaaaaaaatggcctaaTTGGCCAGAAAAAAATCTGTTACATTGCAGATTGTATTTGGCCATATACATTGACTATACTATGGTTGCGATGAATTAGACAGGTTTGATAAATGTGTAATATCCACTGCCACAGTGTTATACTGGCCCTGGACAGACAGTGAACGAATGGTTGGATAGTAGCATGCCATTCCTAGAGAGAAACAATTTAGCGCCATACATTGTTAAAATACAAAGTATATACTACATTGCAGAGTTCCAGATTTTGCACAGATAG
The sequence above is a segment of the Bufo bufo chromosome 4, aBufBuf1.1, whole genome shotgun sequence genome. Coding sequences within it:
- the LOC120999046 gene encoding G-protein coupled receptor 55-like, which produces MNESLNNCIFVNVTSIMNTVQFSIYIPTTIIGFILNIFALWIFCFTMKKHTEASIYLLNLALLDFCLVVSLPIRLHFSQYNVIVSGRMCSFLESLYFTNMYGSIYTIMFISVDRYIAIKFPFLSKMLRSPKKTLCICIFIWVFVWTVALCTFNFQDDLRQGSCFHNMSDSIWSTHIIVPLEIFGFLIPMTVMLYCSIQIIMTLLVPVSSSSVQCEGSKAYVIRIIISNLIVFLFSFLLSHIGIFLQFLVRKHVISNCLIKKHISLFVQVALCISNINCCLDAITYYYVGKEFRRKLVKSHSSVTQVDNTII